A region from the Hypomesus transpacificus isolate Combined female chromosome 11, fHypTra1, whole genome shotgun sequence genome encodes:
- the LOC124473320 gene encoding proline-rich protein 36 isoform X7: METAVSERGGVPSWGLRAPALAEVSPGLNTARESERSSPSPDLYPTPGSSRESILSEGWDGDTGWGRSWWALPPMSPEPSSRFSPFSPSRTVSPCSSVRSGTFTPTVVRLRRHALAPGSRLFHMPPPSDPTCGDSPCPLSPRARHRPPPTRLSLLTAILRKGRLPVLSSPHQRPYTPCWPINPLSLSTCKACSAASSLASIHLELSSRGTPPTGTSSLAHGHCCGDGRVVSPPGGGPALTSTDRHSEGQGQDRGGLYGRGTRSSPTPAPLSPLPPPLSPPLPPPLPPSLPPSLPPSLPRLPFSPDLPKSSLPPSSSSSSSSLRPRQPPEPDCSPQTAVAQISFPHPCSPGARLLTPENTPINPQQDRNHQKPGPPLHSSHPKLFCSSPQLINTPGAPGSPASSPTSLPGPGPQSSLSRLHPASPIPTPLPSFRSCPALAPPSSSSALPRPPSPASSPLPAQPRPASTPPVARPLFSDSHIITAPHQGRGQQTPSLLFQNGLSDRPQWRKPAPHCLPAPPAPSSLPRAYTLSPSRYTPLVFPGFQSPDLHISRPSPSATPDRLTLSPSPALPSRTLTLSPSPAQPSRTLTLSPSASLRSTPSPRPGSALSDCSDREGAKRKPHKIKLSYKALAAIPTNTLLLDQQATEDSVETQGDHWDRLPIEDTHVEMCSPAQLRQQSEELYAVIDKVLQNPLPLRNPSPARWSSREFLDRGPVKPCTSSPRSMGRETKYATRHAHPTPDSSLQDHHTTRPGVIKPVNSNPRLTVANDDKDDDGDGYHGNPFRQYMQDLSHSHSSKLESTRLRTEPGAGGCAGLGARGGRKTAPGGPGGPPCISALLISEGERPHPPAEGGGLRSQPLGSPAQQPQALETHI, translated from the exons ATGGAAACAGCTGTTAGCGAGCGAGGGGGCGTTCCTTCGTGGGGTCTCCGAGCCCCGGCCCTGGCAGAGGTCAGTCCGGGTCTAAACACAGCCCGTGAGTCAGAGAGAAGCAGCCCCTCCCCAGATCTGTACCCCACCCCGGGCTCCTCCAGGGAGTCCATCCTGTCAGAGGGCTGGGACGGAGACACCGGCTGGGGCCGGAGTTGGTGGGCCCTGCCCCCGATGTCACCAGAGCCCTCCTCCcgcttctcccccttctcccccagccGCACcgtctccccctgctcctccgtCAGGTCTGGAACCTTCACTCCCACTGTGGTGCGTCTGAGGAGACACGCCCTGGCCCCCGGCTCCCGCCTCTTCCACATGCCCCCGCCCTCCGACCCCACCTGCGGGGAcagcccctgccccctctccccacgTGCCCGGCaccgcccccctcccacccgCCTCTCCCTGCTCACCGCCATCCTCAGGAAGGGTCGCCTGCCCGTGCTGTCTTCCCCCCACCAGAGGCCCTACACCCCCTGCTGGCCCATCAACCCGCTCAGCCTGTCCACCTGCAAGGCCTGCTCTGCAGCCTCCAGCCTGGCGTCCATCCATCTGGAGCTCTCCTCCAGGGGCACGCCCCCGACCGGCACTTCCAGCCTGGCCCACGGCCACTGTTGTGGGGACGGGAGGGTGGTGTCGCCCCCTGGTGGCGGTCCTGCTCTCAcctccacagacagacactcagaaGGACAGGGGCAGGATAGGGGAGGGCTCTATGGGAGGGGAACTCGATCATCTCCTACTCCAGCTccactgtctcccctccctcctcctctttctcctcctcttcctcctcctcttcctccttctcttcctccttctcttcctccttctcttcctcgccTGCCTTTCTCTCCTGACCTGCCCAagtcttcactccctccctcctcctcctcctcgtcctccagccTCAGACCCAGACAGCCTCCTGAGCCGGACTGCTCCCCCCAGACCGCTGTGGCCCAGATATCTTTTCCACATCCGTGCTCACCTGGAGCCAGACTCCTGACTCCTGAGAACACACCAATTAACCCACAGCAGGACCGGAATCACCAGAAGCCTggtcctccactccactcctcccATCCCAAGCTGTTCTGCTCGTCCCCTCAACTAATCAACACTCCAGGAGCCCCTGGATCGCCGgcctccagccccaccagccTCCCCGGCCCCGGGCCTCAGTCCTCGCTCTCCAGGCTGCACCCTGCCTCTCCAATCCCcactcctcttccctctttccGCTCCTGTCCAGCTCtggctcccccctcctcttcctccgcccTCCCACGCCCaccttctccagcctcctcccccctcccagcccagcctcGTCCGGCCTCCACCCCCCCCGTGGCCCGGCCTCTCTTCTCGGACTCGCACATCATCACTGCTCCTCACCAGGGGCGAGGCCAACAAACACCTTCCCTGTTGTTCCAGAACGGTCTCTCAGACCGTCCACAGTGGCGCAAGCCTGCCCCTCACTGTctgccagcccccccagccccttcctccctcccccgggcctacaccctctccccctcccgctaCACCCCCCTCGTGTTCCCGGGCTTTCAGTCTCCCGACCTCCACATCTCCCGGCCCTCGCCCTCCGCCACACCAGACcgcctcaccctctccccctcgcccGCACTGCCCTCCcgcaccctcaccctctccccctcgcccGCACAGCCCTCCCGCACCctcaccctgtccccctccGCGTCACTGCGCTCCACCCCCTCGCCCCGGCCAGGAAGCGCCCTGTCTGACTGCTCCGACAGGGAGGGTGCAAAGAGAAAG CCGCACAAGATCAAGCTAAGCTACAAAGCCCTCGCTGCAATCCCAACCAACACCCTCCTGTTGGACCAACAG GCCACGGAGGACTCGGTGGAGACGCAGGGGGACCACTGGGACAGACTGCCCATCGAGGATACTCATGTTGAG aTGTGCTCCCCCGCTCAGCTCAGACAGCAGAGTGAGGAGCTGTATGCCGTCATAGACAAGGTCCTGCAGAATCCCCTTCCACTG CGTAACCCCTCCCCTGCTCGCTGGAGCTCTCGAGAGTTCCTGGACAGAGGTCCAGTCAAG CCCTGCACATCATCACCAAGATCAATGGGGCGTGAAACTAAATAT GCAACACGGCACGCACACCCGACTCCAGACTCCAGCCTGCAGGATCACCACACG ACCAGGCCTGGCGTCATCAAACCAGTCAACTCTAATCCAAGATTGACGGTTGCTAACGACGATAAGGATGACGATGGTGACGGCTATCATGGCAACCCCTTCAGGCAGTACATGCAGGACCTGTCACACAGTCACTCCAGCAAG
- the LOC124473320 gene encoding extensin isoform X4 has protein sequence MKSTTSGSVIRKTQGIAPPFPEQFLHQGRCCKLKFTFVPVQWRIPIKNVVWKQGRGHLTRQADENPATLARKERESITASMLSDGGLYKAEVVFIGDPEVLGSTDRPRQEPLPQCNPADHMTLPPPSPPIRAQPGHTAPYVVAAMETAVSERGGVPSWGLRAPALAEVSPGLNTARESERSSPSPDLYPTPGSSRESILSEGWDGDTGWGRSWWALPPMSPEPSSRFSPFSPSRTVSPCSSVRSGTFTPTVVRLRRHALAPGSRLFHMPPPSDPTCGDSPCPLSPRARHRPPPTRLSLLTAILRKGRLPVLSSPHQRPYTPCWPINPLSLSTCKACSAASSLASIHLELSSRGTPPTGTSSLAHGHCCGDGRVVSPPGGGPALTSTDRHSEGQGQDRGGLYGRGTRSSPTPAPLSPLPPPLSPPLPPPLPPSLPPSLPPSLPRLPFSPDLPKSSLPPSSSSSSSSLRPRQPPEPDCSPQTAVAQISFPHPCSPGARLLTPENTPINPQQDRNHQKPGPPLHSSHPKLFCSSPQLINTPGAPGSPASSPTSLPGPGPQSSLSRLHPASPIPTPLPSFRSCPALAPPSSSSALPRPPSPASSPLPAQPRPASTPPVARPLFSDSHIITAPHQGRGQQTPSLLFQNGLSDRPQWRKPAPHCLPAPPAPSSLPRAYTLSPSRYTPLVFPGFQSPDLHISRPSPSATPDRLTLSPSPALPSRTLTLSPSPAQPSRTLTLSPSASLRSTPSPRPGSALSDCSDREGAKRKPHKIKLSYKALAAIPTNTLLLDQQATEDSVETQGDHWDRLPIEDTHVEMCSPAQLRQQSEELYAVIDKVLQNPLPLRNPSPARWSSREFLDRGPVKATRHAHPTPDSSLQDHHTTRPGVIKPVNSNPRLTVANDDKDDDGDGYHGNPFRQYMQDLSHSHSSKLESTRLRTEPGAGGCAGLGARGGRKTAPGGPGGPPCISALLISEGERPHPPAEGGGLRSQPLGSPAQQPQALETHI, from the exons ATGAAGAGCACAACATCTGGGAGTGTCATCAGGAAAACACAAGGCATCGCTCCCCCGTTTCCTGAGCAGTTCCTCCACCAGGGCCGCTGCTGCAAGCTCAAG tTCACATTTGTGCCTGTGCAGTGGAGAATACCAATTAAAAACGTTGTGTGGAAGCAGGGAAGAGGACATCTTACAAGACAGGCTGATGAG AACCCCGCCACTCTGgcgaggaaggagagagagagtataacCGCTAGCATGCTGTCTGACGGAGGACTGTACAAGGCCGAGGTGGTGTTCATAGGGGACCCGGAGGTGTTGGGCTCCACAGACAGACCCAGGCAGGAGCCTCTCCCTCAG tgtaaccctgctgatcacatgacccttcccccaccctctcccccaatCAGAGCTCAGCCGGGACACACAGCCCCCTATGTGGTCGCTGCTATGGAAACAGCTGTTAGCGAGCGAGGGGGCGTTCCTTCGTGGGGTCTCCGAGCCCCGGCCCTGGCAGAGGTCAGTCCGGGTCTAAACACAGCCCGTGAGTCAGAGAGAAGCAGCCCCTCCCCAGATCTGTACCCCACCCCGGGCTCCTCCAGGGAGTCCATCCTGTCAGAGGGCTGGGACGGAGACACCGGCTGGGGCCGGAGTTGGTGGGCCCTGCCCCCGATGTCACCAGAGCCCTCCTCCcgcttctcccccttctcccccagccGCACcgtctccccctgctcctccgtCAGGTCTGGAACCTTCACTCCCACTGTGGTGCGTCTGAGGAGACACGCCCTGGCCCCCGGCTCCCGCCTCTTCCACATGCCCCCGCCCTCCGACCCCACCTGCGGGGAcagcccctgccccctctccccacgTGCCCGGCaccgcccccctcccacccgCCTCTCCCTGCTCACCGCCATCCTCAGGAAGGGTCGCCTGCCCGTGCTGTCTTCCCCCCACCAGAGGCCCTACACCCCCTGCTGGCCCATCAACCCGCTCAGCCTGTCCACCTGCAAGGCCTGCTCTGCAGCCTCCAGCCTGGCGTCCATCCATCTGGAGCTCTCCTCCAGGGGCACGCCCCCGACCGGCACTTCCAGCCTGGCCCACGGCCACTGTTGTGGGGACGGGAGGGTGGTGTCGCCCCCTGGTGGCGGTCCTGCTCTCAcctccacagacagacactcagaaGGACAGGGGCAGGATAGGGGAGGGCTCTATGGGAGGGGAACTCGATCATCTCCTACTCCAGCTccactgtctcccctccctcctcctctttctcctcctcttcctcctcctcttcctccttctcttcctccttctcttcctccttctcttcctcgccTGCCTTTCTCTCCTGACCTGCCCAagtcttcactccctccctcctcctcctcctcgtcctccagccTCAGACCCAGACAGCCTCCTGAGCCGGACTGCTCCCCCCAGACCGCTGTGGCCCAGATATCTTTTCCACATCCGTGCTCACCTGGAGCCAGACTCCTGACTCCTGAGAACACACCAATTAACCCACAGCAGGACCGGAATCACCAGAAGCCTggtcctccactccactcctcccATCCCAAGCTGTTCTGCTCGTCCCCTCAACTAATCAACACTCCAGGAGCCCCTGGATCGCCGgcctccagccccaccagccTCCCCGGCCCCGGGCCTCAGTCCTCGCTCTCCAGGCTGCACCCTGCCTCTCCAATCCCcactcctcttccctctttccGCTCCTGTCCAGCTCtggctcccccctcctcttcctccgcccTCCCACGCCCaccttctccagcctcctcccccctcccagcccagcctcGTCCGGCCTCCACCCCCCCCGTGGCCCGGCCTCTCTTCTCGGACTCGCACATCATCACTGCTCCTCACCAGGGGCGAGGCCAACAAACACCTTCCCTGTTGTTCCAGAACGGTCTCTCAGACCGTCCACAGTGGCGCAAGCCTGCCCCTCACTGTctgccagcccccccagccccttcctccctcccccgggcctacaccctctccccctcccgctaCACCCCCCTCGTGTTCCCGGGCTTTCAGTCTCCCGACCTCCACATCTCCCGGCCCTCGCCCTCCGCCACACCAGACcgcctcaccctctccccctcgcccGCACTGCCCTCCcgcaccctcaccctctccccctcgcccGCACAGCCCTCCCGCACCctcaccctgtccccctccGCGTCACTGCGCTCCACCCCCTCGCCCCGGCCAGGAAGCGCCCTGTCTGACTGCTCCGACAGGGAGGGTGCAAAGAGAAAG CCGCACAAGATCAAGCTAAGCTACAAAGCCCTCGCTGCAATCCCAACCAACACCCTCCTGTTGGACCAACAG GCCACGGAGGACTCGGTGGAGACGCAGGGGGACCACTGGGACAGACTGCCCATCGAGGATACTCATGTTGAG aTGTGCTCCCCCGCTCAGCTCAGACAGCAGAGTGAGGAGCTGTATGCCGTCATAGACAAGGTCCTGCAGAATCCCCTTCCACTG CGTAACCCCTCCCCTGCTCGCTGGAGCTCTCGAGAGTTCCTGGACAGAGGTCCAGTCAAG GCAACACGGCACGCACACCCGACTCCAGACTCCAGCCTGCAGGATCACCACACG ACCAGGCCTGGCGTCATCAAACCAGTCAACTCTAATCCAAGATTGACGGTTGCTAACGACGATAAGGATGACGATGGTGACGGCTATCATGGCAACCCCTTCAGGCAGTACATGCAGGACCTGTCACACAGTCACTCCAGCAAG
- the LOC124473320 gene encoding extensin isoform X2 encodes MKSTTSGSVIRKTQGIAPPFPEQFLHQGRCCKLKWRIPIKNVVWKQGRGHLTRQADENPATLARKERESITASMLSDGGLYKAEVVFIGDPEVLGSTDRPRQEPLPQCNPADHMTLPPPSPPIRAQPGHTAPYVVAAMETAVSERGGVPSWGLRAPALAEVSPGLNTARESERSSPSPDLYPTPGSSRESILSEGWDGDTGWGRSWWALPPMSPEPSSRFSPFSPSRTVSPCSSVRSGTFTPTVVRLRRHALAPGSRLFHMPPPSDPTCGDSPCPLSPRARHRPPPTRLSLLTAILRKGRLPVLSSPHQRPYTPCWPINPLSLSTCKACSAASSLASIHLELSSRGTPPTGTSSLAHGHCCGDGRVVSPPGGGPALTSTDRHSEGQGQDRGGLYGRGTRSSPTPAPLSPLPPPLSPPLPPPLPPSLPPSLPPSLPRLPFSPDLPKSSLPPSSSSSSSSLRPRQPPEPDCSPQTAVAQISFPHPCSPGARLLTPENTPINPQQDRNHQKPGPPLHSSHPKLFCSSPQLINTPGAPGSPASSPTSLPGPGPQSSLSRLHPASPIPTPLPSFRSCPALAPPSSSSALPRPPSPASSPLPAQPRPASTPPVARPLFSDSHIITAPHQGRGQQTPSLLFQNGLSDRPQWRKPAPHCLPAPPAPSSLPRAYTLSPSRYTPLVFPGFQSPDLHISRPSPSATPDRLTLSPSPALPSRTLTLSPSPAQPSRTLTLSPSASLRSTPSPRPGSALSDCSDREGAKRKPHKIKLSYKALAAIPTNTLLLDQQATEDSVETQGDHWDRLPIEDTHVEMCSPAQLRQQSEELYAVIDKVLQNPLPLRNPSPARWSSREFLDRGPVKPCTSSPRSMGRETKYATRHAHPTPDSSLQDHHTTRPGVIKPVNSNPRLTVANDDKDDDGDGYHGNPFRQYMQDLSHSHSSKLESTRLRTEPGAGGCAGLGARGGRKTAPGGPGGPPCISALLISEGERPHPPAEGGGLRSQPLGSPAQQPQALETHI; translated from the exons ATGAAGAGCACAACATCTGGGAGTGTCATCAGGAAAACACAAGGCATCGCTCCCCCGTTTCCTGAGCAGTTCCTCCACCAGGGCCGCTGCTGCAAGCTCAAG TGGAGAATACCAATTAAAAACGTTGTGTGGAAGCAGGGAAGAGGACATCTTACAAGACAGGCTGATGAG AACCCCGCCACTCTGgcgaggaaggagagagagagtataacCGCTAGCATGCTGTCTGACGGAGGACTGTACAAGGCCGAGGTGGTGTTCATAGGGGACCCGGAGGTGTTGGGCTCCACAGACAGACCCAGGCAGGAGCCTCTCCCTCAG tgtaaccctgctgatcacatgacccttcccccaccctctcccccaatCAGAGCTCAGCCGGGACACACAGCCCCCTATGTGGTCGCTGCTATGGAAACAGCTGTTAGCGAGCGAGGGGGCGTTCCTTCGTGGGGTCTCCGAGCCCCGGCCCTGGCAGAGGTCAGTCCGGGTCTAAACACAGCCCGTGAGTCAGAGAGAAGCAGCCCCTCCCCAGATCTGTACCCCACCCCGGGCTCCTCCAGGGAGTCCATCCTGTCAGAGGGCTGGGACGGAGACACCGGCTGGGGCCGGAGTTGGTGGGCCCTGCCCCCGATGTCACCAGAGCCCTCCTCCcgcttctcccccttctcccccagccGCACcgtctccccctgctcctccgtCAGGTCTGGAACCTTCACTCCCACTGTGGTGCGTCTGAGGAGACACGCCCTGGCCCCCGGCTCCCGCCTCTTCCACATGCCCCCGCCCTCCGACCCCACCTGCGGGGAcagcccctgccccctctccccacgTGCCCGGCaccgcccccctcccacccgCCTCTCCCTGCTCACCGCCATCCTCAGGAAGGGTCGCCTGCCCGTGCTGTCTTCCCCCCACCAGAGGCCCTACACCCCCTGCTGGCCCATCAACCCGCTCAGCCTGTCCACCTGCAAGGCCTGCTCTGCAGCCTCCAGCCTGGCGTCCATCCATCTGGAGCTCTCCTCCAGGGGCACGCCCCCGACCGGCACTTCCAGCCTGGCCCACGGCCACTGTTGTGGGGACGGGAGGGTGGTGTCGCCCCCTGGTGGCGGTCCTGCTCTCAcctccacagacagacactcagaaGGACAGGGGCAGGATAGGGGAGGGCTCTATGGGAGGGGAACTCGATCATCTCCTACTCCAGCTccactgtctcccctccctcctcctctttctcctcctcttcctcctcctcttcctccttctcttcctccttctcttcctccttctcttcctcgccTGCCTTTCTCTCCTGACCTGCCCAagtcttcactccctccctcctcctcctcctcgtcctccagccTCAGACCCAGACAGCCTCCTGAGCCGGACTGCTCCCCCCAGACCGCTGTGGCCCAGATATCTTTTCCACATCCGTGCTCACCTGGAGCCAGACTCCTGACTCCTGAGAACACACCAATTAACCCACAGCAGGACCGGAATCACCAGAAGCCTggtcctccactccactcctcccATCCCAAGCTGTTCTGCTCGTCCCCTCAACTAATCAACACTCCAGGAGCCCCTGGATCGCCGgcctccagccccaccagccTCCCCGGCCCCGGGCCTCAGTCCTCGCTCTCCAGGCTGCACCCTGCCTCTCCAATCCCcactcctcttccctctttccGCTCCTGTCCAGCTCtggctcccccctcctcttcctccgcccTCCCACGCCCaccttctccagcctcctcccccctcccagcccagcctcGTCCGGCCTCCACCCCCCCCGTGGCCCGGCCTCTCTTCTCGGACTCGCACATCATCACTGCTCCTCACCAGGGGCGAGGCCAACAAACACCTTCCCTGTTGTTCCAGAACGGTCTCTCAGACCGTCCACAGTGGCGCAAGCCTGCCCCTCACTGTctgccagcccccccagccccttcctccctcccccgggcctacaccctctccccctcccgctaCACCCCCCTCGTGTTCCCGGGCTTTCAGTCTCCCGACCTCCACATCTCCCGGCCCTCGCCCTCCGCCACACCAGACcgcctcaccctctccccctcgcccGCACTGCCCTCCcgcaccctcaccctctccccctcgcccGCACAGCCCTCCCGCACCctcaccctgtccccctccGCGTCACTGCGCTCCACCCCCTCGCCCCGGCCAGGAAGCGCCCTGTCTGACTGCTCCGACAGGGAGGGTGCAAAGAGAAAG CCGCACAAGATCAAGCTAAGCTACAAAGCCCTCGCTGCAATCCCAACCAACACCCTCCTGTTGGACCAACAG GCCACGGAGGACTCGGTGGAGACGCAGGGGGACCACTGGGACAGACTGCCCATCGAGGATACTCATGTTGAG aTGTGCTCCCCCGCTCAGCTCAGACAGCAGAGTGAGGAGCTGTATGCCGTCATAGACAAGGTCCTGCAGAATCCCCTTCCACTG CGTAACCCCTCCCCTGCTCGCTGGAGCTCTCGAGAGTTCCTGGACAGAGGTCCAGTCAAG CCCTGCACATCATCACCAAGATCAATGGGGCGTGAAACTAAATAT GCAACACGGCACGCACACCCGACTCCAGACTCCAGCCTGCAGGATCACCACACG ACCAGGCCTGGCGTCATCAAACCAGTCAACTCTAATCCAAGATTGACGGTTGCTAACGACGATAAGGATGACGATGGTGACGGCTATCATGGCAACCCCTTCAGGCAGTACATGCAGGACCTGTCACACAGTCACTCCAGCAAG
- the LOC124473320 gene encoding extensin isoform X5, which translates to MKSTTSGSVIRKTQGIAPPFPEQFLHQGRCCKLKNPATLARKERESITASMLSDGGLYKAEVVFIGDPEVLGSTDRPRQEPLPQCNPADHMTLPPPSPPIRAQPGHTAPYVVAAMETAVSERGGVPSWGLRAPALAEVSPGLNTARESERSSPSPDLYPTPGSSRESILSEGWDGDTGWGRSWWALPPMSPEPSSRFSPFSPSRTVSPCSSVRSGTFTPTVVRLRRHALAPGSRLFHMPPPSDPTCGDSPCPLSPRARHRPPPTRLSLLTAILRKGRLPVLSSPHQRPYTPCWPINPLSLSTCKACSAASSLASIHLELSSRGTPPTGTSSLAHGHCCGDGRVVSPPGGGPALTSTDRHSEGQGQDRGGLYGRGTRSSPTPAPLSPLPPPLSPPLPPPLPPSLPPSLPPSLPRLPFSPDLPKSSLPPSSSSSSSSLRPRQPPEPDCSPQTAVAQISFPHPCSPGARLLTPENTPINPQQDRNHQKPGPPLHSSHPKLFCSSPQLINTPGAPGSPASSPTSLPGPGPQSSLSRLHPASPIPTPLPSFRSCPALAPPSSSSALPRPPSPASSPLPAQPRPASTPPVARPLFSDSHIITAPHQGRGQQTPSLLFQNGLSDRPQWRKPAPHCLPAPPAPSSLPRAYTLSPSRYTPLVFPGFQSPDLHISRPSPSATPDRLTLSPSPALPSRTLTLSPSPAQPSRTLTLSPSASLRSTPSPRPGSALSDCSDREGAKRKPHKIKLSYKALAAIPTNTLLLDQQATEDSVETQGDHWDRLPIEDTHVEMCSPAQLRQQSEELYAVIDKVLQNPLPLRNPSPARWSSREFLDRGPVKPCTSSPRSMGRETKYATRHAHPTPDSSLQDHHTTRPGVIKPVNSNPRLTVANDDKDDDGDGYHGNPFRQYMQDLSHSHSSKLESTRLRTEPGAGGCAGLGARGGRKTAPGGPGGPPCISALLISEGERPHPPAEGGGLRSQPLGSPAQQPQALETHI; encoded by the exons ATGAAGAGCACAACATCTGGGAGTGTCATCAGGAAAACACAAGGCATCGCTCCCCCGTTTCCTGAGCAGTTCCTCCACCAGGGCCGCTGCTGCAAGCTCAAG AACCCCGCCACTCTGgcgaggaaggagagagagagtataacCGCTAGCATGCTGTCTGACGGAGGACTGTACAAGGCCGAGGTGGTGTTCATAGGGGACCCGGAGGTGTTGGGCTCCACAGACAGACCCAGGCAGGAGCCTCTCCCTCAG tgtaaccctgctgatcacatgacccttcccccaccctctcccccaatCAGAGCTCAGCCGGGACACACAGCCCCCTATGTGGTCGCTGCTATGGAAACAGCTGTTAGCGAGCGAGGGGGCGTTCCTTCGTGGGGTCTCCGAGCCCCGGCCCTGGCAGAGGTCAGTCCGGGTCTAAACACAGCCCGTGAGTCAGAGAGAAGCAGCCCCTCCCCAGATCTGTACCCCACCCCGGGCTCCTCCAGGGAGTCCATCCTGTCAGAGGGCTGGGACGGAGACACCGGCTGGGGCCGGAGTTGGTGGGCCCTGCCCCCGATGTCACCAGAGCCCTCCTCCcgcttctcccccttctcccccagccGCACcgtctccccctgctcctccgtCAGGTCTGGAACCTTCACTCCCACTGTGGTGCGTCTGAGGAGACACGCCCTGGCCCCCGGCTCCCGCCTCTTCCACATGCCCCCGCCCTCCGACCCCACCTGCGGGGAcagcccctgccccctctccccacgTGCCCGGCaccgcccccctcccacccgCCTCTCCCTGCTCACCGCCATCCTCAGGAAGGGTCGCCTGCCCGTGCTGTCTTCCCCCCACCAGAGGCCCTACACCCCCTGCTGGCCCATCAACCCGCTCAGCCTGTCCACCTGCAAGGCCTGCTCTGCAGCCTCCAGCCTGGCGTCCATCCATCTGGAGCTCTCCTCCAGGGGCACGCCCCCGACCGGCACTTCCAGCCTGGCCCACGGCCACTGTTGTGGGGACGGGAGGGTGGTGTCGCCCCCTGGTGGCGGTCCTGCTCTCAcctccacagacagacactcagaaGGACAGGGGCAGGATAGGGGAGGGCTCTATGGGAGGGGAACTCGATCATCTCCTACTCCAGCTccactgtctcccctccctcctcctctttctcctcctcttcctcctcctcttcctccttctcttcctccttctcttcctccttctcttcctcgccTGCCTTTCTCTCCTGACCTGCCCAagtcttcactccctccctcctcctcctcctcgtcctccagccTCAGACCCAGACAGCCTCCTGAGCCGGACTGCTCCCCCCAGACCGCTGTGGCCCAGATATCTTTTCCACATCCGTGCTCACCTGGAGCCAGACTCCTGACTCCTGAGAACACACCAATTAACCCACAGCAGGACCGGAATCACCAGAAGCCTggtcctccactccactcctcccATCCCAAGCTGTTCTGCTCGTCCCCTCAACTAATCAACACTCCAGGAGCCCCTGGATCGCCGgcctccagccccaccagccTCCCCGGCCCCGGGCCTCAGTCCTCGCTCTCCAGGCTGCACCCTGCCTCTCCAATCCCcactcctcttccctctttccGCTCCTGTCCAGCTCtggctcccccctcctcttcctccgcccTCCCACGCCCaccttctccagcctcctcccccctcccagcccagcctcGTCCGGCCTCCACCCCCCCCGTGGCCCGGCCTCTCTTCTCGGACTCGCACATCATCACTGCTCCTCACCAGGGGCGAGGCCAACAAACACCTTCCCTGTTGTTCCAGAACGGTCTCTCAGACCGTCCACAGTGGCGCAAGCCTGCCCCTCACTGTctgccagcccccccagccccttcctccctcccccgggcctacaccctctccccctcccgctaCACCCCCCTCGTGTTCCCGGGCTTTCAGTCTCCCGACCTCCACATCTCCCGGCCCTCGCCCTCCGCCACACCAGACcgcctcaccctctccccctcgcccGCACTGCCCTCCcgcaccctcaccctctccccctcgcccGCACAGCCCTCCCGCACCctcaccctgtccccctccGCGTCACTGCGCTCCACCCCCTCGCCCCGGCCAGGAAGCGCCCTGTCTGACTGCTCCGACAGGGAGGGTGCAAAGAGAAAG CCGCACAAGATCAAGCTAAGCTACAAAGCCCTCGCTGCAATCCCAACCAACACCCTCCTGTTGGACCAACAG GCCACGGAGGACTCGGTGGAGACGCAGGGGGACCACTGGGACAGACTGCCCATCGAGGATACTCATGTTGAG aTGTGCTCCCCCGCTCAGCTCAGACAGCAGAGTGAGGAGCTGTATGCCGTCATAGACAAGGTCCTGCAGAATCCCCTTCCACTG CGTAACCCCTCCCCTGCTCGCTGGAGCTCTCGAGAGTTCCTGGACAGAGGTCCAGTCAAG CCCTGCACATCATCACCAAGATCAATGGGGCGTGAAACTAAATAT GCAACACGGCACGCACACCCGACTCCAGACTCCAGCCTGCAGGATCACCACACG ACCAGGCCTGGCGTCATCAAACCAGTCAACTCTAATCCAAGATTGACGGTTGCTAACGACGATAAGGATGACGATGGTGACGGCTATCATGGCAACCCCTTCAGGCAGTACATGCAGGACCTGTCACACAGTCACTCCAGCAAG